The proteins below come from a single Phycisphaerae bacterium genomic window:
- a CDS encoding magnesium transporter CorA family protein, whose product MAAPVFIEPENGYTPDPMRKQYNILDRRLSEVQEEHAHVTIFSNPDENEKRYLIDELKVDEHTFNSALDPDELSRLEFEPEHVAVIFKRPKNYSGGEQFLFKVGSVGAFLFKDRVKIVVSEDVPLFDGVPLTRVHSPADVILKLIARSVIHFREHLKGISMISDELQKEINTSMENKHLINMFTLEKSLVYYVNAINSNGAVLERLKNNAARLGFSTEEVEFLDDLIIENNQCYRQAEMYSNILASLMDARASIVSNNINVLMKTLNIITIAIMVPTFVVSAFSMNVAIPMQHLPYAFEIIMGLALLSVLLFMLCWRRYRP is encoded by the coding sequence ATGGCCGCGCCTGTTTTCATTGAACCGGAAAACGGCTACACTCCGGACCCCATGAGGAAGCAGTACAACATTCTCGACCGCCGATTGTCCGAGGTGCAGGAGGAGCATGCGCACGTCACCATTTTTAGCAACCCGGACGAGAACGAGAAGCGGTACCTCATTGACGAGCTGAAGGTCGACGAGCACACCTTCAATAGCGCTCTCGACCCCGACGAACTCTCGCGATTGGAGTTCGAGCCCGAACACGTGGCAGTGATTTTCAAGCGCCCGAAAAACTACTCCGGCGGAGAGCAGTTCTTGTTCAAGGTCGGGTCAGTAGGCGCTTTCCTGTTCAAGGATCGCGTCAAGATCGTCGTATCAGAAGACGTGCCGTTGTTCGACGGCGTGCCCCTGACCCGCGTTCATTCCCCGGCAGATGTCATTCTCAAGCTGATCGCCCGGTCGGTCATTCACTTCCGCGAGCATCTCAAGGGCATCAGCATGATCTCCGACGAGCTGCAGAAAGAGATCAACACCTCGATGGAGAACAAGCACCTCATCAACATGTTCACCCTCGAGAAGAGCCTCGTCTACTACGTCAATGCCATCAATTCCAACGGTGCCGTGCTGGAGCGGCTGAAGAACAATGCCGCCCGCCTCGGTTTCAGCACCGAGGAGGTCGAGTTCCTCGATGACCTGATCATCGAAAACAATCAGTGTTATCGGCAGGCCGAGATGTACTCCAACATCCTGGCCAGCCTGATGGATGCCCGGGCCTCGATCGTCAGCAACAACATCAACGTGTTGATGAAGACGCTGAACATCATCACCATTGCCATCATGGTGCCGACGTTCGTGGTCAGCGCTTTTTCCATGAATGTCGCCATCCCGATGCAGCATCTCCCTTATGCCTTCGAGATCATCATGGGGTTGGCACTCTTGTCGGTCCTGTTGTTCATGCTCTGCTGGCGCAGGTACCGGCCATAG
- the gspE gene encoding type II secretion system ATPase GspE: MSVGEILLERGKIRPEHLQAAQAARKNPQERIDQILVRMGFVDERDVLEALGEQMSIAVVDLTQITIDKDLLKLMPTRLVHKRGLIPIEKTADTLRVATADPFDFTALDELRMLTGLKVEAVLASASEIQRLIRQHFGVGGSTIDEMIEDQPEDEDVELLSESVDENGDLVEMAQEATVVRLVNEILTEAIRDKASDIHIEPYEHTLKIRYRIDGVLQNTVLPPKIERFQAAIISRIKIMSNLNIAEKRLPQDGGFKARIHGREIDFRVSIIPTGYGEAVVMRILDRQSINLSLQQLGMGPDVLSQFQRLINMPHGIILVTGPTGSGKTTTLYAALHTIVSDEIKILTIEDPIEYYLDGVNQVQTSEKIGLNFARALRSFLRHDPDVILVGEIRDRETAEVAINASLTGHLVFSTLHTNDSAGATTRLLDMGVEPFLVSSSLEGILAQRLVRTICPHCKEAYKPDRDALPQDFVIEKGQVLYRGVGCRECRQIGYRGRIGIYELLVMNDELRELVVQRASAGRIRQVAMQNGLRLLRQDGWDKVLAGHTTCEEVLRVTNVG, translated from the coding sequence GTGAGTGTCGGCGAAATCCTGCTTGAGCGGGGCAAGATCCGGCCGGAGCATCTCCAGGCAGCCCAAGCGGCGCGCAAGAACCCACAGGAACGAATCGATCAGATCCTCGTTCGCATGGGTTTCGTGGACGAGCGAGACGTGCTCGAGGCGCTCGGCGAGCAGATGAGCATCGCGGTGGTGGACCTCACGCAGATCACCATCGACAAAGATCTGCTCAAGCTGATGCCAACACGCCTGGTTCACAAGCGAGGCCTGATTCCCATCGAAAAGACCGCGGACACCCTTCGGGTAGCCACCGCGGATCCTTTTGACTTCACGGCCCTGGATGAATTGCGCATGCTTACCGGCCTGAAGGTCGAGGCCGTGCTGGCCAGCGCAAGCGAGATCCAGCGGCTGATCCGCCAGCACTTCGGCGTCGGCGGTTCCACCATCGACGAGATGATCGAGGACCAGCCGGAAGACGAAGACGTCGAGCTGCTGAGCGAATCAGTTGACGAAAACGGCGACCTGGTCGAGATGGCCCAGGAAGCCACGGTCGTCCGCCTGGTCAACGAAATCCTGACCGAAGCCATTCGCGACAAGGCCAGCGATATTCACATCGAGCCGTACGAGCATACCCTCAAGATCCGGTATCGAATCGACGGGGTTCTGCAGAACACCGTGTTGCCGCCCAAGATCGAGCGATTTCAGGCGGCCATCATCAGCCGCATTAAGATCATGAGCAACCTGAATATCGCCGAAAAGCGTCTTCCGCAGGACGGCGGTTTCAAGGCTCGGATTCACGGCCGCGAAATCGACTTTCGCGTCTCGATCATCCCAACAGGTTACGGCGAGGCGGTGGTCATGCGTATCCTCGACCGGCAATCCATCAACCTGTCGCTCCAGCAGTTGGGCATGGGGCCGGATGTGCTCAGCCAGTTCCAGCGGCTGATCAACATGCCCCACGGCATCATCCTGGTCACCGGGCCGACCGGCAGCGGAAAGACGACCACGCTGTACGCCGCATTGCATACCATCGTTTCCGATGAGATCAAGATCCTCACGATCGAAGATCCCATCGAGTATTACCTCGACGGCGTCAACCAGGTGCAGACGAGCGAGAAGATCGGCCTCAACTTCGCCCGGGCGCTTCGTTCGTTCCTGCGTCACGACCCTGACGTGATCCTGGTCGGCGAAATCCGCGACCGCGAGACCGCCGAGGTGGCGATCAACGCCTCACTGACCGGTCACCTTGTGTTCAGCACCCTCCACACCAACGACTCGGCCGGCGCAACCACGCGTCTCCTGGACATGGGCGTCGAGCCCTTCTTGGTCTCCAGCTCCCTCGAGGGCATCCTGGCTCAGCGACTCGTGCGGACCATCTGCCCTCACTGCAAGGAGGCCTATAAGCCCGACCGCGACGCCCTGCCGCAGGATTTCGTCATCGAGAAGGGGCAGGTCCTGTACCGCGGCGTCGGCTGCCGCGAATGCCGGCAGATCGGCTATCGTGGGCGTATCGGAATCTACGAACTGCTGGTGATGAACGACGAACTGCGCGAACTGGTGGTCCAACGGGCTTCCGCCGGGCGAATCCGACAGGTCGCGATGCAAAACGGCCTGCGGCTGCTCCGCCAGGACGGCTGGGACAAGGTCCTCGCCGGCCACACCACCTGCGAAGAGGTCCTCCGCGTCACCAATGTCGGGTGA
- a CDS encoding PmoA family protein → MNEARTKSRPESLWGPVKTLIVLLSACVGCVSPNQRIAGIVPTDWPADLPMPVEVPLPTMPVGVSPDGFGAKRLLVRVSIGHRPATLQPADLGRADPFASRGEAVLRTYLKLKESDRGQPIEILMPDHRRAGAGVCCKARYEEPFLHVAAGPDKPILSYWHGPANSKNAKSHPLNDFIHPVTGLDGEELTAASPGDHIHHRGIFWAWVRSERQGKWQNEWWIPREFVAEPGRLEYDREGATSCRFTAEHFWTYRPADPARNERFVREMVDCRVYCGSPSGRAVDIDLTLTALVDGIRIGGQTAADKGYGGMTCRFGSATEVRMENDRGPISGDSLNHVVARWVDWSGRFIGPDGRRLPHRSGAALMVHPSHPTCPPEWIVRAYGPIGVAYPGLEMIDLPENEPLHLRYRLWIHRGDAIAGKVPEAYQAYVADWQWKTG, encoded by the coding sequence ATGAACGAAGCTCGCACCAAGAGTCGGCCCGAGAGTCTTTGGGGACCAGTCAAAACGCTCATCGTACTGCTGAGTGCCTGCGTTGGCTGTGTGAGTCCAAACCAGAGGATTGCGGGTATCGTGCCAACGGATTGGCCGGCGGACCTGCCAATGCCCGTCGAAGTGCCTCTCCCCACAATGCCCGTCGGGGTATCACCTGATGGGTTCGGGGCCAAGCGGCTGCTGGTGCGGGTTTCCATCGGGCACCGCCCGGCCACACTCCAACCCGCCGACCTTGGCCGGGCCGATCCCTTTGCCTCCCGCGGCGAAGCAGTATTGAGAACATATCTCAAGCTCAAGGAGTCGGACCGGGGACAACCGATTGAGATCCTCATGCCGGATCATCGGAGGGCCGGGGCCGGCGTGTGCTGCAAGGCACGGTACGAGGAGCCTTTTCTCCACGTTGCCGCAGGGCCGGACAAACCGATATTGTCCTACTGGCACGGTCCTGCAAACTCAAAGAACGCCAAGAGCCATCCTCTGAACGACTTCATTCATCCGGTGACCGGGCTTGATGGCGAGGAACTGACGGCGGCTTCGCCGGGGGACCACATACATCATCGCGGGATCTTCTGGGCCTGGGTTCGCTCGGAACGACAAGGCAAATGGCAGAATGAGTGGTGGATACCGAGGGAGTTCGTCGCCGAACCCGGGCGCCTCGAATATGACCGAGAGGGAGCGACATCGTGCCGTTTCACGGCGGAGCACTTCTGGACGTACCGGCCCGCCGATCCGGCCCGAAACGAGAGATTTGTTCGAGAAATGGTGGATTGCCGGGTTTATTGCGGCTCGCCGAGCGGGCGGGCAGTGGATATCGATCTGACGCTGACCGCGCTTGTTGATGGCATTCGGATTGGGGGACAGACAGCCGCGGACAAGGGATACGGCGGAATGACGTGCCGTTTCGGGTCAGCGACGGAGGTCCGGATGGAAAACGACCGGGGCCCGATCAGTGGCGACAGCCTGAACCACGTGGTCGCGAGGTGGGTCGATTGGAGCGGCAGGTTCATCGGACCAGACGGGCGGCGTCTCCCGCATCGGAGCGGCGCTGCCCTGATGGTTCACCCCTCGCACCCGACGTGTCCTCCGGAATGGATCGTGCGCGCCTACGGTCCGATCGGCGTGGCGTACCCGGGTCTCGAAATGATCGATCTGCCTGAGAACGAACCGCTTCATCTGCGATATCGGCTCTGGATCCACCGGGGCGACGCGATCGCTGGGAAGGTTCCGGAGGCATATCAGGCCTACGTCGCCGACTGGCAATGGAAGACGGGGTAG
- a CDS encoding carboxypeptidase-like regulatory domain-containing protein, with protein sequence MSRNMGRFALLLAVTVSASLFAGTAWAAVSITGHGRYEKIKGKPGMGYVELYEANLFLSPPSSSFVGPSSRLGGSAYYTGTACVSGTTHDGVYCFENVPAGQYSILVNQPLFYIAPKVVSNISITSGQTVTVNPELPIDYSTYFKNAWTGPANRWYQTFVATGISIRGIMFAYAGDDPDNVEVAVLKDNGNANVVNWQFIGARIEPQVGDVTDNWVRWRSGEIPTVPGARYAVRLTANGGSGNLQPYKRDKDANSYANGRAYDAQGNPQNFDLNITVFSDNDGTIVTMNRRVTGLGYLCDGGFFGPRWGQTFVAKGKGLAGADVWAAGAERKWNLEFLWKVRQGGPTGPQIGPDKITLAAYQAFGVGLHGVSYNPGEVPLTRGQTYFIEFNIHNPPPESPGFNPYLMKPASGASCGGGDDHDSYADGIAYRDNVPRPDDDLAMTIIEYAIQGPEITLNKDTLAHSVFLGDSQGNDTFTIVNGGDGTLNYAIEEIPPVSWLDVTPISGTATTETDTITVSYTTASLPVGHYTTVIRVSGNAANSPQDIAVTIDVHSVKADYDGDGDVDQDDFGRLQKCYGGAGVIITDPDCADVSLDSDEDVDGDDFLVFENCISGSDVKADPNCAG encoded by the coding sequence ATGAGCCGAAACATGGGCCGGTTTGCCCTGCTGCTGGCGGTGACAGTTTCGGCAAGCTTGTTTGCCGGGACGGCCTGGGCCGCCGTTTCAATCACCGGCCACGGCCGATACGAGAAGATCAAAGGCAAGCCCGGCATGGGGTACGTCGAGCTCTACGAGGCGAATCTGTTCCTCTCGCCGCCGAGCAGTTCCTTCGTGGGGCCCTCCAGCCGTCTGGGCGGATCCGCTTATTACACCGGAACGGCGTGCGTCAGCGGCACGACGCATGACGGCGTGTATTGCTTTGAAAACGTTCCGGCCGGCCAGTACTCGATCTTGGTCAATCAGCCTCTGTTTTACATCGCTCCCAAGGTGGTGAGCAACATCAGCATCACCAGTGGTCAAACGGTCACCGTCAATCCGGAGCTGCCCATCGACTATTCGACTTACTTCAAGAATGCCTGGACCGGTCCGGCGAACCGCTGGTATCAGACCTTCGTGGCCACGGGCATTTCGATCCGCGGCATCATGTTTGCGTATGCCGGCGACGATCCGGACAATGTCGAGGTGGCGGTGCTCAAGGACAACGGAAACGCCAACGTGGTCAACTGGCAGTTCATTGGGGCGCGCATCGAGCCGCAGGTCGGTGATGTGACTGACAACTGGGTCCGGTGGCGATCGGGAGAAATCCCGACGGTGCCGGGCGCGCGATATGCGGTGCGTCTGACGGCCAACGGCGGCAGCGGCAATCTGCAACCCTACAAGCGCGATAAGGATGCCAACAGCTACGCCAACGGGCGGGCGTATGATGCTCAGGGCAATCCGCAGAACTTTGACCTCAACATCACAGTGTTCTCCGACAACGACGGCACGATTGTGACGATGAACAGGCGGGTCACCGGACTGGGCTACCTGTGCGATGGGGGCTTTTTCGGGCCCCGCTGGGGACAAACGTTCGTTGCCAAGGGGAAGGGCCTGGCCGGGGCCGACGTTTGGGCGGCGGGGGCCGAAAGGAAGTGGAACTTGGAGTTCCTATGGAAGGTCCGGCAGGGAGGCCCGACGGGGCCGCAGATAGGACCGGACAAGATCACCCTCGCGGCGTACCAGGCTTTCGGCGTGGGGCTTCACGGCGTCAGCTACAACCCCGGCGAGGTTCCTCTTACCAGGGGGCAGACCTATTTCATTGAGTTCAACATTCACAATCCGCCGCCCGAGTCCCCGGGATTCAATCCTTACCTGATGAAGCCGGCGTCCGGGGCTTCCTGCGGCGGTGGCGATGATCACGACAGCTACGCGGACGGCATCGCCTATCGGGACAACGTGCCTCGCCCTGATGATGATCTGGCCATGACCATCATCGAGTACGCCATTCAGGGTCCGGAGATCACGCTGAACAAGGACACGCTGGCACACAGCGTTTTCCTTGGCGATTCCCAAGGCAACGACACCTTCACGATCGTCAACGGCGGGGACGGAACGCTCAACTACGCGATCGAGGAGATTCCTCCGGTGAGCTGGCTCGATGTCACCCCGATCAGCGGAACCGCCACGACCGAAACCGACACCATCACAGTCAGTTATACGACGGCCTCCTTGCCCGTCGGGCACTACACCACCGTCATCCGCGTCAGCGGCAATGCCGCCAACAGCCCGCAGGATATTGCCGTGACGATCGACGTCCACAGTGTCAAGGCCGATTATGACGGCGACGGTGACGTTGACCAGGACGACTTCGGCCGCCTGCAGAAATGCTACGGTGGTGCAGGCGTGATCATCACCGATCCCGACTGTGCGGATGTTTCGCTGGACAGCGATGAGGACGTGGACGGCGATGATTTTCTCGTCTTCGAGAATTGCATCAGCGGCAGCGATGTGAAGGCAGACCCCAACTGCGCCGGGTGA
- a CDS encoding glycoside hydrolase family 130 protein gives MAVRNSGTIVGPALPNIPWEDRPPGCGEVVWRYSRNPVIPRDLIPCANSIFNSAVVPYRDGFAGVFRVDDRRRYMRLHSGRSSDGINWRLNPEPIGFLGQDPEVCRFEYGYDPRVCRIDDRYYVTWCNGYHGPTIGMAYTQDFETFHQCENITLPYNRNGVLFPRRINGKYYMLSRPSDTRHTSFGDIFCSESPDLVYWGRHRFVMGTRKGWQSTKIGAGPVPIETQHGWLLIYHGVLTSCNGYVYSAGAALLDLDEPWRVIYRAAPYILSPQRDYECVGDVPNVVFPCAALADADTGRIAIYYGCADTVTGLCFAQVDELIEFMKCHSEV, from the coding sequence GTGGCGGTACGGAATTCAGGAACCATCGTGGGCCCCGCTTTGCCCAACATTCCATGGGAGGACCGGCCGCCCGGTTGTGGTGAGGTGGTCTGGCGTTACAGCCGGAACCCGGTTATCCCTCGTGATCTGATTCCCTGCGCAAACAGCATTTTCAACAGTGCCGTCGTGCCTTACAGGGATGGTTTTGCCGGTGTCTTCCGGGTAGACGATCGCCGTCGTTATATGCGTTTGCACAGCGGTCGGAGCAGCGATGGAATCAACTGGCGGCTGAACCCCGAGCCGATCGGGTTCCTGGGCCAGGATCCGGAGGTTTGCCGATTCGAGTACGGCTATGACCCTCGCGTTTGCCGGATCGACGATCGGTACTACGTCACCTGGTGTAACGGTTACCACGGTCCGACGATCGGGATGGCTTATACACAGGACTTCGAGACGTTTCACCAGTGTGAGAACATTACCCTGCCCTACAACCGCAACGGCGTGTTGTTTCCTCGCCGGATCAACGGGAAGTACTACATGCTGAGCCGCCCGAGCGACACTCGTCACACGTCGTTCGGCGACATTTTCTGCAGCGAGTCGCCCGATTTGGTGTACTGGGGCCGGCACCGCTTTGTCATGGGCACTCGCAAAGGTTGGCAGAGCACGAAGATCGGCGCCGGGCCGGTGCCGATCGAGACGCAGCACGGCTGGCTGCTGATCTACCACGGCGTGCTGACTTCCTGCAACGGTTACGTATACAGTGCCGGGGCGGCCTTGCTGGATCTCGATGAACCCTGGCGGGTCATCTACCGCGCGGCTCCGTACATTCTTTCACCGCAGCGCGACTATGAGTGCGTGGGCGACGTGCCAAACGTGGTATTTCCGTGTGCCGCCCTGGCCGACGCCGACACCGGCCGCATCGCCATCTACTACGGCTGTGCTGACACCGTTACGGGCCTGTGCTTTGCCCAGGTGGATGAGCTCATCGAGTTCATGAAGTGTCATTCAGAGGTATAG
- a CDS encoding S8 family serine peptidase has protein sequence MTTITRIAGGLAMGLMVLWSSGCGRNVVPDGGNDGGPFDHYVPDPNVYAGAVDPAMIIEQTTGTGATIRFAVNQLVLLMNEGTTRSTVEALAHRLGGTIVGQVPDIDFYQIELSTTTRAQLDAAVAQAEEDPNVTAAGYNVASRLNQSCPAANDNAEIFNIDKCAFTETEYYNALTMFDFFRPHLALNPVTVAVIDSGLDPTTGEFDNTDVFYLNNLRGPPVDSDPDRHGTMVCGMIAADDDMQGINGIASRFLLDNLSLAVAGWEGIQLGTSATGSCVAHEMLYTFVAAAAGAQVINLSIGYEPSDPHFRVIRETWKRRIARLPGVVFVAAAGNETTELDGNNSAPGGIGLPNLITVAGTARCEPDRPASFTNYGPVVDVAAPAEDVPVVFDGVYVTGSGTSFATPMVASLAAILKSIQPTLTPAQVKHYIVDCAHPLYGNPFGRLMFTNSICQLLIDMGVGDPIRSWIDPMGLGSFGASGLVLSRICPAGIVYTVDGYGTYQTYYETESDHRPAIAGSFGGTSFTCGGGDGDASIGFTSLSLTQFVLGTYIITTPEEAGPDTAAASFTDFTTGESGMGMAGSITFDACQIDQRSPFDGINPWIVRLSGAFAGVLQMAHNDRAPTFHEFEGSFSVPLLVLAGAEDSFIDYLENTCEGGIPRPHE, from the coding sequence ATGACCACGATCACCCGCATTGCCGGTGGGCTTGCGATGGGACTGATGGTGCTCTGGTCGTCGGGTTGCGGCAGGAATGTCGTGCCCGATGGCGGCAACGACGGTGGACCGTTTGACCACTATGTGCCGGATCCGAATGTTTACGCCGGCGCTGTCGACCCGGCCATGATCATCGAGCAAACCACCGGCACCGGTGCAACTATCCGTTTCGCGGTCAACCAGCTCGTGCTCCTGATGAACGAGGGCACTACCCGTTCGACGGTCGAGGCGTTGGCCCACCGGCTTGGCGGCACCATCGTGGGCCAGGTGCCGGACATTGATTTCTATCAGATCGAGCTGTCCACGACGACACGGGCGCAACTCGATGCGGCCGTTGCTCAGGCCGAGGAGGACCCGAACGTCACCGCCGCGGGCTACAACGTGGCCTCACGCTTGAACCAGAGCTGTCCGGCGGCGAACGACAATGCTGAAATCTTCAACATCGACAAGTGTGCGTTCACCGAAACGGAATACTACAACGCCCTGACCATGTTTGATTTCTTCCGCCCGCACCTCGCGCTGAATCCGGTCACTGTGGCCGTGATAGATTCCGGGCTGGACCCGACGACCGGAGAGTTCGACAATACGGATGTCTTTTATCTCAACAACCTGCGCGGACCTCCCGTTGACAGCGATCCAGACAGGCACGGCACGATGGTATGCGGCATGATCGCTGCCGACGACGACATGCAAGGAATCAACGGCATCGCGTCGCGGTTCTTGCTGGACAACCTGAGTCTGGCGGTGGCCGGTTGGGAGGGTATCCAGCTTGGCACCTCGGCCACAGGGAGCTGCGTCGCCCACGAGATGCTTTACACGTTCGTGGCCGCAGCAGCGGGGGCACAGGTCATCAACCTGAGCATCGGCTACGAACCGTCCGACCCGCATTTCAGAGTGATCCGGGAAACCTGGAAGAGAAGGATCGCCCGCCTGCCTGGTGTCGTGTTTGTGGCTGCGGCGGGAAACGAGACCACCGAGTTGGACGGAAACAATAGCGCCCCCGGCGGCATCGGCCTGCCTAATCTGATCACCGTGGCGGGCACGGCCCGCTGTGAGCCTGACAGGCCTGCCAGTTTCACCAACTACGGCCCGGTCGTCGATGTCGCCGCACCCGCCGAGGATGTTCCCGTGGTCTTCGACGGTGTGTACGTGACCGGTTCAGGCACGTCCTTTGCAACGCCCATGGTGGCATCGCTGGCGGCGATTCTCAAGTCAATCCAGCCCACACTTACACCCGCTCAGGTCAAGCACTACATTGTCGATTGCGCCCACCCCCTCTATGGCAATCCCTTCGGCCGCCTGATGTTCACGAACTCAATCTGCCAATTGCTGATCGATATGGGTGTAGGCGATCCCATTCGCTCCTGGATCGATCCCATGGGTCTGGGCAGTTTTGGCGCCTCCGGCCTGGTGCTGAGCAGGATATGTCCGGCGGGGATCGTCTACACGGTTGATGGCTACGGCACCTACCAGACCTACTACGAGACGGAATCAGACCACCGCCCCGCCATCGCGGGGTCCTTCGGCGGCACATCGTTCACGTGCGGCGGCGGAGACGGCGACGCCTCCATTGGTTTTACGAGTCTGAGCCTGACTCAATTCGTCCTCGGCACCTACATCATTACGACCCCCGAGGAGGCCGGTCCGGACACGGCCGCCGCATCGTTCACCGACTTTACTACCGGCGAGAGCGGCATGGGTATGGCCGGGTCAATCACCTTCGACGCCTGCCAAATCGACCAGCGCAGTCCGTTCGACGGCATCAACCCATGGATCGTGCGGCTGAGCGGGGCGTTCGCAGGCGTACTCCAGATGGCCCACAACGACCGCGCCCCCACGTTTCATGAGTTCGAAGGGTCCTTTAGTGTGCCTCTCCTGGTGCTGGCCGGAGCGGAAGACTCCTTCATTGACTACCTCGAGAACACGTGCGAAGGAGGCATTCCCCGCCCGCACGAATAG